The DNA sequence CGGTCTCGGTCCCATCCATTTGGAAACGGGATTCATTTTCATATACTAGCCGTCATGGCTCGCAACGAACTCCGCCCGGTCATCAAGCTCCGGTCCACCGCCGGCACCGGCTACACCTACGTGACCCGCAAGAACCGCCGTAACGACCCCGACCGCCTGACCCTGCGCAAGTACGACCCGGTGGCAGGCCGCCACGTCGACTTCCGAGAGGAGCGCTGATCCCCGTGCGACCCGGAATCCACCCGCCGTACGGCCCCGTCGTCTTCCGCGACAAGGCCGGAGGCTTCGCCTTCCTCACGCGCTCGACCGCGACCAGCGACCAGACCGTCACCTGGGAGGACGGGCACACGTACCCCGTCATCGACGTCGAGATCTCCTCCGCGAGCCACCCCTTCTACACGGGCCAGCAGCGCGTCCTGGACACGGCGGGCCGAGTGGAACGCTTCGAGCGGCGGTACGGGGGCGCCCCCGGCCGTCCCGGCGCCGCCGAAGGC is a window from the Streptomyces spectabilis genome containing:
- a CDS encoding type B 50S ribosomal protein L31; this encodes MRPGIHPPYGPVVFRDKAGGFAFLTRSTATSDQTVTWEDGHTYPVIDVEISSASHPFYTGQQRVLDTAGRVERFERRYGGAPGRPGAAEGTAR
- the rpmG gene encoding 50S ribosomal protein L33, which produces MARNELRPVIKLRSTAGTGYTYVTRKNRRNDPDRLTLRKYDPVAGRHVDFREER